A genomic stretch from Shewanella woodyi ATCC 51908 includes:
- a CDS encoding WecB/TagA/CpsF family glycosyltransferase translates to MTTQTQVKQAATMPNFIRGIDFISALLLILAASPVLLLKYLYRKFRYGAAIERVYIYGVDNKQLSLYQFTGEGICCQWPQLINLLKGDISLLGTEKSYIFSPSQSNKSDTANSYATTQATSIKPGLISFKLMHQQMGLSFENQELAIIQAHKGAFSYLLALARTSLIWLLSSKQANQNISDINLFDIKLSNLSMTEMLALIIENAQEHHKKQLSHAGSSTAKVNQHFSQYAFVNADCMNISTQNSQYRDCLQTSCDRVFADGSGIRIASICKGVAPKDNLNGTDMFPRLCEQAADAGLSIFLLGADKGVAATAAQNMQLKYPKLKIAGTHHGFISDPLVEQQVIDKINHSKASILLVAMGAPKQELWLAKHKHQLDVGVGIGVGGLFDFYAEKVKRAPLWVRQMGMEWICRLSEEPKRMWKRYIIGNPLFLYRVFKEIQSQKHLATQQKHQANLSELSAPQCLMVETSRLTNMKANNLSATHRCTRQRLQGKITALVKRGFDLIAGSIILLSLIPFLLLVALVIRLESPGPVLFSQQRAGKDNASFTMWKFRSMYLDAEQRLAKLKADNEMKGGVLFKMKRDPRITNVGKLIRKASIDELPQLWNVILGDMSLVGPRPALLTEVEQYSMQDRKRLAVKPGITCIWQVSGRSDIPFEQQVKLDVDYIYQQSLLTDIWILVKTIPAVLLAKGAY, encoded by the coding sequence ATGACCACTCAGACACAAGTTAAGCAAGCAGCAACAATGCCTAATTTCATTCGAGGGATCGACTTTATCTCAGCTCTGCTCTTAATCTTGGCTGCAAGTCCAGTACTGCTACTCAAATACCTGTACAGAAAATTCAGATATGGTGCAGCTATTGAGCGTGTTTATATCTATGGAGTGGATAACAAGCAACTCAGTCTTTACCAGTTTACTGGTGAAGGGATCTGCTGTCAGTGGCCACAGTTAATCAACCTACTCAAAGGCGATATCTCTCTATTAGGAACAGAAAAGAGTTACATATTTTCCCCTTCACAGAGTAACAAGAGCGATACCGCTAACTCTTATGCTACAACACAAGCCACCTCAATTAAGCCTGGACTAATATCATTCAAATTAATGCATCAACAGATGGGGCTCAGCTTTGAAAACCAAGAGCTTGCCATTATTCAAGCTCATAAAGGTGCGTTCTCTTATCTCCTAGCTCTAGCCCGTACGTCTCTTATCTGGTTATTATCCAGTAAACAAGCTAACCAAAATATCAGTGATATTAATCTGTTCGATATCAAGCTTTCTAATTTAAGCATGACCGAGATGTTAGCGCTGATTATCGAAAATGCTCAAGAACATCATAAAAAACAGCTATCTCATGCTGGTTCATCTACAGCAAAGGTCAATCAGCATTTCAGCCAGTACGCATTTGTTAACGCTGATTGCATGAACATAAGCACACAAAACTCCCAATACCGAGACTGCCTACAGACCTCCTGTGACAGGGTTTTTGCTGACGGCTCAGGTATACGAATTGCCAGCATCTGTAAGGGAGTCGCACCTAAAGATAACCTAAATGGCACAGATATGTTTCCAAGGCTATGTGAGCAAGCAGCCGATGCAGGTCTATCCATTTTTCTACTGGGCGCCGACAAAGGCGTTGCTGCAACTGCCGCTCAGAATATGCAACTTAAGTACCCAAAACTAAAAATTGCAGGTACTCATCATGGCTTCATCAGCGATCCTTTAGTCGAGCAACAAGTGATAGATAAAATCAATCACTCCAAAGCCTCCATACTGCTCGTCGCCATGGGCGCACCAAAACAGGAGTTATGGTTAGCAAAACATAAGCATCAACTCGATGTTGGCGTTGGGATCGGAGTTGGCGGTCTGTTCGACTTCTATGCAGAAAAGGTTAAACGCGCGCCATTATGGGTAAGACAGATGGGAATGGAGTGGATATGCCGTCTAAGTGAAGAGCCTAAAAGAATGTGGAAACGATACATCATAGGTAATCCACTTTTTCTCTATCGCGTTTTTAAAGAGATACAATCTCAGAAACATTTAGCTACCCAACAAAAACATCAAGCTAACCTCTCTGAGTTATCCGCTCCACAGTGCCTAATGGTGGAGACATCTAGGCTAACTAATATGAAAGCAAATAACCTCAGTGCCACTCATCGCTGTACACGTCAAAGACTACAGGGAAAAATCACTGCACTCGTTAAGCGAGGTTTTGACCTGATAGCAGGCTCAATCATCTTATTAAGTTTGATCCCTTTTCTGCTTCTTGTTGCCTTAGTGATCCGCTTGGAATCACCTGGCCCAGTACTCTTTAGCCAGCAAAGGGCTGGGAAAGATAATGCCTCTTTTACCATGTGGAAGTTTAGATCTATGTATCTAGATGCAGAGCAAAGGCTAGCAAAGCTCAAAGCAGACAATGAGATGAAGGGCGGCGTGCTATTTAAGATGAAACGAGACCCCAGAATCACCAATGTCGGCAAACTCATCCGTAAAGCTTCAATTGATGAACTTCCACAGCTATGGAACGTTATTTTAGGCGATATGTCTTTAGTTGGACCACGCCCAGCACTGTTGACCGAAGTAGAGCAATATTCAATGCAAGATAGAAAAAGACTGGCTGTCAAACCGGGAATAACCTGTATTTGGCAGGTCAGTGGCCGCTCAGACATCCCTTTCGAACAACAAGTTAAATTGGATGTGGATTATATCTATCAACAATCATTACTCACCGATATTTGGATTTTAGTTAAGACCATTCCCGCTGTACTGCTCGCTAAGGGCGCTTATTAG
- a CDS encoding glycosyltransferase family 2 protein, whose amino-acid sequence MTPRVSVVMPIYNVQHFVKSAIDSVLSQSFTNFELILVNDCSTDQSLAICKTVLDHRIRIVNHEQNKGLAAARNSGIRHAIGRYVAFIDSDDMWHKDKLKMHVDHLNDSPRVGISFSRSSFMDHKGKRTEFYQMPQLKGITAADLLCRNPVGNGSAPVIRRETLNDIRFQALNHPEHYTCYFDERFRQSEDIECWLRIVATTHWKMEGIPEPLTYYRLNQQGLSSNIIKQLASWESMIDKAKLYAPKLLAKHEHNARAYQLRYLARQSIRNGSGKAAISLMNRALTESPSIMINETARTLVTFTAAYLLWLLPSSAYKVCENVGQSLLGFVQRNRISKDGVKSSMLS is encoded by the coding sequence ATGACGCCTAGAGTATCTGTAGTAATGCCTATCTATAACGTGCAGCACTTTGTTAAAAGCGCCATAGATTCAGTGCTAAGCCAATCATTTACTAATTTCGAGCTTATTCTGGTTAACGATTGCTCCACAGACCAAAGCCTCGCGATATGTAAAACCGTGCTCGATCACCGGATCCGTATCGTCAATCATGAACAAAATAAGGGCTTAGCCGCAGCTCGTAATAGCGGGATCCGCCATGCTATCGGACGGTATGTCGCCTTTATCGACTCAGATGATATGTGGCATAAAGACAAACTAAAGATGCATGTTGATCACCTAAACGACTCCCCAAGAGTAGGGATCAGCTTTTCACGTTCAAGTTTTATGGATCATAAGGGCAAGAGAACGGAGTTTTATCAGATGCCGCAACTTAAAGGGATCACAGCCGCCGATCTACTGTGTCGTAACCCTGTTGGTAATGGCTCTGCTCCCGTTATTCGCCGTGAAACCCTGAATGATATTCGCTTTCAAGCGCTAAACCATCCTGAACATTACACCTGCTATTTCGATGAAAGGTTTCGCCAATCAGAAGATATTGAGTGTTGGTTAAGAATTGTCGCTACCACTCACTGGAAGATGGAGGGGATCCCAGAGCCATTAACCTATTATCGTCTAAATCAGCAGGGGCTCTCTTCTAATATCATTAAGCAGTTAGCATCTTGGGAGTCGATGATAGATAAGGCTAAACTTTATGCCCCAAAACTCCTTGCAAAGCATGAACATAATGCAAGGGCCTATCAACTCAGGTACCTAGCGCGACAATCTATTAGAAATGGCAGTGGTAAAGCTGCCATCAGCCTAATGAACCGTGCACTTACTGAGTCTCCCTCAATAATGATCAATGAAACAGCCAGAACACTCGTCACTTTTACAGCCGCCTATCTACTCTGGCTACTGCCTTCATCCGCGTATAAAGTTTGTGAGAATGTAGGCCAATCTCTGTTAGGTTTTGTGCAGAGAAATCGCATCAGCAAAGATGGTGTTAAATCATCAATGTTGTCTTAA
- a CDS encoding oligosaccharide flippase family protein — translation MSQVLKQQTDLTTMQAKSRFSKSLFWLGSAQVMGRVVRLASSIILARIFTPEVFGQVAIILTCFELICTPTRRITSASLIKMNDDELAASLPNANKINWFASITAFVAMSLLSWPLAFYHQDTIIIAPMILMATSYLLLPIGMLHAAINLRANKMRVVGRAILWQTVGDGLLTATFALLGLGIWAIILPKVLVILIWIAIHRYHNPLPKSNDHSVSGLPIPKMFNFGSMVGLSDLSISLRQNIDYLLIGYFLGLEALGIYFFAFNTSLGISLGIIQSYGTALYSHLCGAKKDQQKIIASQELKARYSHSLILILKIAIPVITLQTLLSPIYLPLIYGSKWIEAGALPVFILLCLSGLVRPIGEAASQLLISLNKSRLNLSFNLGFTLLLAITIAVCSQWGLVAVALGILIIHLICMPALSFYIQLFILNKQAICTEEEQKSHSKRFNQEVHHDA, via the coding sequence ATGAGCCAAGTACTAAAGCAACAAACAGATCTCACAACAATGCAAGCTAAGAGTCGCTTCTCAAAAAGCCTCTTCTGGTTGGGATCGGCTCAAGTCATGGGACGTGTTGTACGCCTAGCTTCCAGTATTATTTTAGCCCGGATATTTACCCCTGAAGTGTTCGGGCAAGTCGCCATAATACTGACCTGTTTTGAACTCATCTGTACTCCCACTAGAAGGATCACCTCTGCATCACTCATCAAGATGAACGATGATGAGCTGGCTGCATCACTCCCAAATGCAAACAAAATAAATTGGTTTGCATCAATCACCGCATTTGTTGCCATGAGCTTACTCAGTTGGCCTCTCGCATTTTATCACCAAGACACGATCATTATCGCGCCTATGATACTCATGGCAACAAGCTACCTCCTTCTTCCTATCGGTATGCTGCATGCAGCAATTAATCTTAGAGCAAATAAAATGCGCGTTGTTGGCCGCGCAATTTTATGGCAAACCGTAGGTGATGGACTCCTAACCGCCACATTTGCACTCTTGGGATTGGGAATTTGGGCCATTATATTGCCAAAGGTGCTGGTTATACTGATCTGGATAGCCATACACAGGTACCATAACCCACTTCCCAAATCTAATGACCACAGTGTGAGTGGTTTGCCTATTCCTAAAATGTTTAATTTTGGGTCTATGGTTGGTTTGAGCGATCTGAGTATCTCGTTGAGACAAAACATCGACTACCTCTTAATCGGCTACTTTCTTGGTTTAGAGGCTTTGGGGATCTACTTTTTTGCTTTTAACACGAGTTTAGGGATAAGCCTTGGCATTATTCAAAGCTACGGAACGGCGCTATATTCTCACCTTTGTGGCGCAAAAAAAGATCAACAAAAAATCATCGCCTCCCAAGAGCTTAAAGCACGTTACAGTCACTCATTAATATTGATCTTAAAAATTGCCATTCCAGTCATTACACTACAAACCCTTCTCTCTCCAATTTACTTGCCATTAATCTATGGCAGTAAGTGGATAGAAGCCGGTGCTCTACCTGTATTTATCCTTCTCTGCCTAAGTGGTCTAGTAAGGCCCATAGGCGAAGCAGCAAGTCAGCTACTCATTAGCCTGAACAAAAGTCGATTAAATCTCAGCTTTAACCTCGGCTTTACGCTACTGCTAGCCATTACAATCGCAGTCTGCAGTCAATGGGGGCTAGTCGCAGTAGCCCTTGGGATCTTAATTATTCACCTTATCTGCATGCCAGCCCTTAGTTTTTACATTCAACTGTTCATTCTTAATAAGCAGGCTATCTGCACTGAAGAGGAACAGAAAAGCCATTCAAAACGTTTTAATCAGGAGGTTCACCATGACGCCTAG
- a CDS encoding O-antigen ligase family protein — translation MGSKRFNPDPTAMNTDEKIIWYSITYTYLFWVLGAMYIVAPVIGWILLLRMAKRYIFEREDFVLTPAQLCWIFGMCTMLIALVIAHFDFELGTPKLIKSSIGWAKGWALLAVFPLLGSLKIRPELIYRACCIVCKHTLIILPFCILAWLVGLPSTLYVSPLSIIGGPGPEFFSVSLYEIDPGSGTPRWRLFTPWAPALGMMGNLFLNFAIQEKERRYKVYGVLGSLVMILVSQSRLAIVCYFLLLGYFAFIRWHRSPWLYFLASPSVLLLGLVGIQVIEKIELSIAAIKSARAGSTRVREHLGQIALQRWSNEALVWGHGIVERGPHLVEYMPIGSHHTWFGLLFVKGLVGAIALALPLICSLLSLISEISKSPVAASAIAVLLQIFLYTFGENLEILAYLFWPGLIIVGIAHKRKGQ, via the coding sequence ATGGGGAGCAAACGATTTAACCCAGATCCCACAGCGATGAATACAGATGAGAAGATTATCTGGTACAGCATCACCTATACCTACCTATTCTGGGTTCTGGGCGCCATGTATATCGTCGCCCCAGTTATCGGTTGGATACTCCTGTTGAGAATGGCAAAACGCTATATATTTGAACGAGAAGACTTCGTCCTCACTCCAGCTCAACTCTGCTGGATATTTGGCATGTGTACTATGCTAATCGCACTTGTCATCGCGCATTTCGACTTTGAACTTGGGACCCCTAAATTAATCAAGTCCAGCATAGGTTGGGCAAAGGGTTGGGCCCTGCTCGCTGTTTTTCCACTGCTAGGCTCATTAAAAATAAGGCCAGAACTTATCTATCGAGCCTGCTGTATTGTCTGTAAACACACCCTTATTATCCTGCCTTTCTGTATTCTCGCATGGCTTGTAGGACTACCTAGTACCCTATATGTCTCTCCCTTAAGTATTATTGGTGGCCCAGGCCCTGAGTTTTTCAGCGTTAGCCTTTATGAAATCGACCCAGGCAGTGGCACCCCTAGGTGGCGTCTCTTCACCCCATGGGCACCAGCTTTAGGCATGATGGGAAACCTATTTCTTAACTTTGCCATTCAGGAGAAAGAGCGCCGCTATAAGGTATATGGGGTCTTAGGTAGCTTAGTTATGATCTTAGTTTCTCAGTCACGCTTAGCCATTGTCTGCTACTTTCTTCTACTTGGTTATTTTGCCTTTATCCGATGGCACAGATCTCCTTGGCTCTACTTCTTAGCATCCCCCTCTGTTCTCCTATTAGGATTAGTGGGTATTCAGGTTATTGAAAAGATAGAGCTCAGTATTGCAGCAATTAAATCAGCAAGAGCGGGTTCAACTCGCGTAAGGGAACATCTAGGACAAATTGCACTGCAGCGCTGGTCTAACGAGGCTCTCGTGTGGGGGCATGGTATCGTGGAGCGAGGTCCCCACCTCGTGGAATATATGCCTATCGGTTCTCATCATACTTGGTTTGGTCTGCTATTCGTTAAAGGCTTGGTTGGCGCCATTGCACTAGCGCTCCCTTTGATCTGCAGCCTACTAAGTTTAATTAGCGAAATATCAAAATCCCCAGTCGCGGCTTCAGCAATTGCAGTGCTATTACAGATATTTCTTTACACCTTTGGGGAAAATTTAGAGATCTTAGCTTACCTATTCTGGCCTGGGCTGATTATTGTTGGTATTGCGCATAAACGAAAAGGTCAGTAG
- a CDS encoding GumC family protein, which translates to MKKHHPSQLLWLRRAAVKGSSLPVNARRWVYIKTAIGALAIIWTLVTLVLVISPTRFESKWTLILPGAGAGALVNLDSIGQATSTNSSPYASSAIDPRENYKALSMSSVLINAAAKTIKIPNYKMGKPKLKLPNQTGLMQFTISGPSAEGAQEKAWAHYHSLQALLSRLRDDETQQRENGVKVGLDGFASKVSQSQDKILSFQSQIGLVSLDQFKELALTIERLRHNRVNMVSKLQGVIASQKMLEMHLSLNAKQAADLLKLKNDQLYQQLLVIYTQATTTLAEYSGRYGKKHPQVMTQKHQQNALFQALKKRCKILLGYQDDVLMLKLSADDIDGRAQLMRQLISLNTEAEGLNQEIKSLTTQIAAWDTRLEDSNDDAAKLEDLHREHQLATAVFTSAIAKLDIGKADIYSAYPLIQLLAPPSLPEKPNKLSTVLALLGGIISSIFCLAGLSILWVRKPILQKILMT; encoded by the coding sequence ATGAAAAAACACCATCCCAGTCAGCTGCTCTGGTTAAGGCGAGCAGCAGTAAAAGGAAGCAGCCTTCCTGTTAATGCTCGTCGATGGGTTTATATCAAGACGGCAATTGGAGCTCTGGCTATCATCTGGACCTTAGTGACCTTAGTGTTAGTCATTAGTCCAACTCGTTTTGAGAGTAAATGGACCTTAATCTTACCCGGTGCAGGCGCTGGTGCGCTCGTCAATCTCGACAGCATAGGGCAAGCCACCAGCACGAATAGCTCTCCCTACGCCAGTTCTGCCATCGACCCACGTGAAAACTATAAAGCGCTCTCTATGAGCAGTGTGTTGATAAATGCTGCCGCTAAAACAATCAAAATTCCTAATTATAAAATGGGCAAACCTAAGCTTAAATTGCCAAATCAAACGGGATTGATGCAATTTACCATCAGTGGCCCCAGTGCTGAGGGCGCCCAAGAAAAAGCATGGGCTCACTACCATAGCTTACAAGCTCTACTGTCCAGATTAAGAGACGATGAAACACAACAGAGAGAAAATGGCGTCAAAGTTGGTCTCGACGGCTTTGCAAGTAAAGTCAGCCAGAGTCAAGATAAAATCCTTAGTTTTCAGTCTCAAATCGGACTGGTCTCTCTGGACCAATTTAAGGAGCTTGCGCTTACCATTGAGAGACTCAGACACAATAGAGTCAATATGGTATCAAAACTTCAGGGGGTCATAGCCAGCCAGAAGATGCTTGAGATGCATCTATCACTCAACGCCAAGCAAGCTGCAGATCTACTCAAACTGAAAAATGATCAACTCTATCAACAGCTCTTAGTGATCTATACTCAAGCAACGACAACCTTGGCAGAGTATTCAGGTCGATATGGAAAGAAACACCCACAAGTGATGACTCAAAAGCATCAACAAAACGCACTATTTCAGGCCTTAAAAAAACGCTGCAAAATATTGTTAGGTTACCAAGATGATGTCTTGATGCTTAAGCTCTCTGCAGATGATATCGACGGCCGAGCTCAATTAATGAGACAGCTCATCTCTTTAAACACTGAGGCTGAAGGGTTAAACCAAGAGATAAAAAGTTTAACAACCCAGATTGCCGCATGGGATACCCGACTAGAAGACAGTAACGATGATGCCGCTAAACTCGAAGATCTTCATAGAGAGCATCAACTCGCCACCGCTGTATTCACTTCTGCCATAGCAAAACTTGATATAGGAAAAGCCGATATCTATTCGGCTTACCCACTCATTCAACTGCTCGCGCCACCATCACTGCCAGAAAAGCCAAACAAACTCTCCACCGTTCTAGCACTCCTTGGTGGGATTATATCCTCCATCTTCTGTTTAGCTGGATTAAGTATTCTTTGGGTTAGAAAGCCTATTTTACAAAAGATATTGATGACTTAA
- a CDS encoding polysaccharide biosynthesis/export family protein: MKTTRLLFLKALLVVGVISLSACITPNMSHRDNVCQSDKKKQKLNQMSSKQKEKTCHYYGNKTPYMRGYIAEVASKDTPATKTITSASDYASFTKLFNTPLLSVGDRVSIKILNGDEFSAKVEVNADGFIYLPYLPALKAHGVSIPSLKKNIKQLLVDENLMLEGAIRLSITPLRWAPIQVSVSGAVFEPGLHSINRKSDTEIKDDDGGHSGDQAAGRSIYMALKASGGISPNADISRIVITRGRHIIEVDLTGVINGDPVPRLTLMAEDHIHVPQNTHFDDSLARPSQITAPGIRVFISNLTQPASSNAQSAVDTEATRFPYGTRLLTGVIGGNCVGGAQSTNASRHVVLVTKNPITQEVDVVERSVDVLMSQSWKSHINPVLLPGDGIACYDSGVTNIREIARTITEIIVPATLLGIL; this comes from the coding sequence ATGAAAACTACCCGCCTTCTATTTCTGAAAGCACTCCTTGTCGTCGGAGTGATAAGCCTATCAGCTTGTATTACCCCCAACATGTCCCATAGGGATAATGTTTGCCAAAGTGACAAAAAGAAACAGAAACTCAATCAAATGAGTAGCAAACAAAAGGAGAAAACTTGCCACTACTACGGTAATAAAACCCCCTACATGAGAGGGTATATCGCTGAGGTAGCAAGTAAAGATACCCCTGCGACTAAAACCATCACATCAGCTTCAGACTATGCCTCATTTACTAAACTGTTTAACACGCCACTCCTATCTGTGGGCGATAGAGTGAGCATCAAAATATTAAATGGTGATGAGTTTAGTGCAAAAGTCGAAGTTAACGCAGACGGTTTTATCTATCTTCCTTACCTGCCAGCCCTTAAAGCCCACGGGGTATCTATCCCCTCACTGAAAAAGAACATAAAACAGCTGTTAGTCGATGAAAACTTGATGCTTGAAGGCGCGATCAGGTTAAGTATTACCCCCCTAAGATGGGCACCTATTCAAGTCAGTGTATCTGGTGCTGTGTTTGAACCTGGGCTGCACAGTATCAACCGTAAATCAGATACAGAGATCAAAGATGATGATGGTGGGCATTCAGGTGATCAAGCCGCAGGCAGAAGCATCTATATGGCCTTAAAAGCATCTGGCGGTATCAGCCCAAATGCCGACATTAGTCGGATAGTAATCACCCGAGGTCGGCATATCATTGAAGTAGATCTCACAGGGGTAATTAATGGAGACCCTGTACCTCGCCTAACTTTAATGGCCGAAGACCATATCCATGTGCCGCAAAATACTCACTTTGATGATTCACTCGCTAGGCCATCACAGATCACCGCGCCTGGTATTCGTGTTTTCATCTCTAATCTGACTCAACCTGCAAGCAGCAATGCTCAATCTGCCGTTGATACAGAAGCAACTCGATTCCCCTATGGAACACGCTTATTAACAGGTGTTATTGGCGGTAACTGTGTTGGGGGGGCTCAAAGTACCAATGCAAGTAGGCACGTTGTACTTGTAACAAAAAACCCTATTACTCAAGAGGTTGATGTCGTTGAACGCTCTGTTGATGTCCTGATGTCGCAATCTTGGAAATCACACATAAACCCAGTACTGCTTCCTGGTGACGGAATAGCCTGCTATGACTCTGGTGTCACCAATATACGTGAAATAGCACGAACAATAACTGAGATCATTGTTCCTGCCACCTTACTCGGCATACTTTAA
- a CDS encoding STAS domain-containing protein, producing the protein MKFSPLALNNACLVTLPKEMVITQTPTLRAAITHQIETGSNKLVLDLHQVEFIDSSGLSVLVSALKLTQKKAGEIILLSPSAGVRALIELTRLHHVFAIYEDRTAAIEHICEQ; encoded by the coding sequence ATGAAATTCTCTCCATTAGCACTCAACAATGCATGCCTAGTTACACTTCCTAAAGAGATGGTGATAACCCAAACTCCGACACTTAGAGCCGCCATTACTCATCAGATAGAAACTGGTTCAAATAAACTCGTGTTAGATCTTCATCAAGTTGAATTCATCGACTCAAGTGGGCTATCCGTTTTAGTTTCTGCACTCAAGTTAACTCAGAAAAAAGCAGGAGAGATCATCCTGCTCTCTCCAAGTGCAGGAGTCAGGGCTTTAATAGAGCTAACTCGCTTACATCATGTTTTTGCCATCTATGAAGATAGAACTGCCGCAATTGAGCATATCTGTGAGCAGTAA
- a CDS encoding ATP-binding protein — MNSLKLNLSQCVWNSNLLCKELEQFLEQNSVQSQQKFKVITCVMEALSNVLEHTNSQIEEVIVILHCNNDRITVDLLDNSPYTPLDDQISCPSPLSLSGRGLWIMQNWMDQVRYQSSVAGTHLRLSLLRS, encoded by the coding sequence ATGAATAGTCTCAAATTAAATTTATCACAATGCGTTTGGAACAGTAACTTACTGTGCAAAGAGCTTGAGCAGTTTCTGGAGCAAAACAGTGTTCAATCACAACAAAAATTTAAGGTGATCACATGTGTAATGGAAGCACTGTCTAATGTTCTTGAACATACTAATAGTCAAATCGAAGAGGTTATTGTTATTTTACACTGTAATAATGATCGCATTACCGTAGACCTTTTAGACAACTCACCCTATACGCCATTAGACGATCAGATATCTTGCCCTTCACCGCTATCTTTGTCCGGTCGAGGACTTTGGATCATGCAAAACTGGATGGACCAAGTCAGGTATCAGAGCTCAGTCGCAGGTACACACCTAAGACTGAGTCTATTAAGGAGTTAG
- a CDS encoding SpoIIE family protein phosphatase, with protein sequence MVDSLFKFQTENLNILIVEDTQSERCFIAQLLQNMGLHVNSCSSAEQAILEYERQEVDIVISDWRMPGITGPELCEHLKSLPFPPYIILLTSNNLAEHMIQGIESGADDFISKPFVPNVLKVRILAAARIVKLQRKLTHKNSELNTALANEHECLKQIQSDMKSAVKLQSSHLPSSSHLINQWHLATRFNPAQELAGDIFQCIEIDKTHIGFYLLDVTGHGIAASMQSFTLAQQLSCNSCDWESLDPALIVNKLNQDFEDPENKGRFATLILGIANSLTGEIRITVAGHPQPILLDDTGARLMELDSGLPLGIDRQFSYRYSKFTLKSHQHLMLYSDGLYESMHPRFGEFGITRLVKRCDQAHSLSPESLLHHLSHSINLWQQKKPQDDISMMLLSAPSLFKQSPMLDSTPVKELYYSHVETEDRTFKNEAVINEVLPVHPLSKASITSASDCISRRIYE encoded by the coding sequence ATGGTAGATAGCTTATTTAAATTTCAAACCGAAAATCTTAATATTTTGATCGTTGAAGATACCCAAAGTGAGCGTTGTTTTATCGCCCAACTATTACAAAACATGGGACTTCACGTGAATAGTTGTAGCTCTGCTGAGCAAGCAATACTTGAGTATGAAAGGCAAGAGGTGGATATCGTGATTAGCGACTGGAGAATGCCGGGGATCACTGGGCCTGAGCTTTGTGAACATTTAAAATCGCTCCCCTTTCCTCCCTATATCATATTGTTAACTTCCAATAATTTAGCTGAGCATATGATCCAAGGCATAGAATCCGGTGCAGATGATTTTATCTCTAAGCCATTTGTGCCTAACGTGCTAAAGGTCCGCATCTTAGCCGCAGCACGAATTGTGAAACTTCAACGTAAGTTGACCCATAAGAATAGTGAGCTTAATACCGCACTGGCAAACGAACATGAGTGCCTTAAGCAGATACAAAGTGACATGAAAAGTGCAGTAAAACTGCAAAGCTCTCACCTGCCATCATCAAGTCATTTGATCAATCAGTGGCACTTAGCCACTCGATTTAATCCAGCACAGGAGCTCGCAGGTGATATTTTCCAATGCATAGAGATAGACAAGACCCACATTGGATTTTACCTACTTGATGTGACTGGACACGGTATTGCAGCCTCGATGCAGAGCTTTACTTTAGCTCAACAGCTTAGCTGTAATAGCTGTGATTGGGAAAGCTTAGATCCAGCTTTAATAGTCAACAAGCTTAACCAAGATTTTGAAGACCCTGAAAATAAAGGACGATTTGCAACATTAATACTTGGTATTGCAAATAGCTTAACTGGTGAGATTAGAATCACCGTTGCCGGACACCCCCAACCCATATTATTAGACGATACAGGTGCTAGGTTAATGGAGTTAGATTCAGGGCTTCCCTTGGGAATAGACAGACAATTTAGCTACCGATATAGCAAGTTCACATTAAAAAGCCATCAACATTTGATGCTTTACTCAGATGGATTATATGAATCAATGCACCCAAGGTTTGGTGAATTTGGCATCACTCGATTAGTTAAAAGATGTGATCAAGCCCATTCACTCTCTCCCGAATCCCTATTGCATCATCTCAGTCACTCTATAAACCTATGGCAGCAAAAAAAACCACAAGATGATATTTCGATGATGTTGCTATCTGCGCCAAGTCTCTTCAAACAGAGCCCTATGCTAGATAGCACTCCCGTTAAAGAGCTCTACTATTCGCATGTAGAAACCGAAGATCGGACTTTCAAGAATGAGGCAGTTATCAATGAGGTATTGCCTGTACACCCCCTTTCAAAAGCATCAATAACTTCAGCTTCAGACTGTATCTCTCGGAGGATATATGAATAG